Proteins from a genomic interval of Gluconacetobacter diazotrophicus PA1 5:
- a CDS encoding NAD-dependent succinate-semialdehyde dehydrogenase — translation MAYATINPFTNEQIKTFPNSTDSEVDAALDAAHAAFLSWRETSFAERAKVMQKAADILRRDSEKYSALLTLEMGKLISEARAETELSAAIFEYYAKNAEKLLAPESLPVASKDEGRARIIFQPLGILLAVEPWNFPFYQVARIIAPQLSAGNTVVLKHASNVPQCAEAMDRLMIEAGLPKGGFRNLYPTHDQVSRIIADHRVRGVALTGSEGAGAKVASGAGAALKKSTMELGGSDAFIVLEDADLEKTIKWAVFGRHWNAGQVCVSAKRMIVVDKVYDAFAKGYREGVAKLKMGDPMDPSTTLAPLSSQGAVNDLKKQVEGAVAAGAKAEEIPLPLPNAGAFFRPVILSDVAHDNPARREEFFGPVTLLFRAKDEADAIRIANDSPYGLGGSVFTRDEARGEAVAAQIETGMVYVNHPTMVKADLPFGGVLRSGYGRELIGLGIKEFVNAKLIDVVDIDAPF, via the coding sequence ATGGCTTACGCGACGATTAACCCGTTTACGAACGAACAGATCAAGACATTCCCGAATTCGACCGATTCCGAGGTCGATGCCGCGCTGGACGCGGCGCACGCGGCGTTCCTGTCCTGGCGCGAAACCTCGTTCGCCGAACGGGCGAAGGTCATGCAGAAGGCCGCCGACATCCTGCGCCGCGACAGCGAGAAATATTCCGCCCTGCTGACGCTGGAAATGGGCAAGCTGATTTCCGAAGCGCGCGCGGAAACCGAACTGTCGGCCGCGATCTTCGAATATTACGCCAAGAATGCGGAAAAGCTGCTGGCGCCGGAGAGCCTGCCGGTCGCCAGCAAGGACGAAGGCCGCGCCAGGATCATCTTCCAGCCGCTGGGCATCCTGCTGGCCGTCGAGCCGTGGAACTTCCCGTTCTACCAGGTGGCCCGCATCATCGCGCCGCAGCTTTCCGCCGGCAACACGGTCGTGCTGAAGCACGCGTCCAACGTGCCGCAATGCGCCGAGGCCATGGACCGGCTGATGATCGAGGCCGGCCTGCCGAAGGGCGGGTTCCGCAACCTCTATCCCACGCATGACCAGGTCTCGCGCATCATCGCCGACCACCGCGTGCGCGGCGTGGCGCTGACCGGTTCGGAAGGGGCGGGGGCCAAGGTCGCATCCGGTGCCGGGGCGGCGCTGAAGAAATCGACCATGGAACTGGGCGGGTCGGACGCCTTCATCGTGCTGGAGGACGCGGACCTCGAAAAGACGATCAAGTGGGCCGTGTTCGGCCGCCACTGGAACGCCGGGCAGGTCTGCGTCTCGGCCAAGCGGATGATCGTCGTGGACAAGGTGTACGACGCGTTCGCCAAGGGCTATCGCGAAGGCGTGGCGAAGCTGAAGATGGGCGACCCGATGGACCCGTCCACCACGCTGGCGCCGCTGTCGTCGCAGGGTGCGGTCAACGACCTGAAGAAGCAGGTCGAAGGGGCGGTCGCCGCCGGGGCGAAGGCCGAGGAGATTCCGCTGCCGTTGCCCAATGCGGGCGCCTTCTTCCGCCCGGTGATCCTGTCGGACGTCGCGCATGACAATCCGGCCCGGCGCGAGGAATTCTTCGGCCCCGTCACCCTGCTGTTCCGGGCGAAGGACGAGGCGGATGCGATCCGCATCGCCAACGACTCGCCCTATGGCCTGGGCGGCTCGGTCTTCACCCGGGATGAAGCGCGCGGCGAGGCCGTGGCCGCGCAGATCGAGACCGGCATGGTCTATGTCAACCATCCCACGATGGTGAAGGCCGACCTGCCGTTCGGCGGCGTGCTGCGCTCCGGCTACGGGCGCGAGCTGATCGGGCTGGGCATCAAGGAATTCGTCAATGCCAAGCTGATCGACGTCGTGGACATCGATGCGCCGTTCTGA
- a CDS encoding phosphate/phosphite/phosphonate ABC transporter substrate-binding protein — protein MTLPVTLIAALPMYDWPEERSRVDRRWAELRGHLRAAGIAAPDGLVRRNGDMPAVPGGIRAPDGTLLAPDPATLPAKELDLDVLWRHPALLIAQACWGPMAHGLAAHVTVIGPGRYDGVAGGSGTSYTSAVVARRATGPAVAPPPDGRAILPLAVLRGRVLAYNAPHSLSGFLALRDDLHQAGAGPDLFSARVETGAHRDSIRAVAEGRADVAAIDCRSWALALRHEPAAAQIHPVGWTARRPGLPFIASGRLDPETGQVLQRVIASLF, from the coding sequence ATGACGCTGCCCGTGACGCTGATCGCCGCCCTGCCGATGTACGACTGGCCCGAGGAACGGTCGCGGGTCGATCGCCGCTGGGCGGAACTGCGCGGCCACCTGCGGGCGGCGGGGATCGCAGCGCCCGACGGCCTGGTGCGCCGCAACGGCGACATGCCCGCCGTCCCCGGCGGCATCCGCGCGCCGGACGGCACGCTGCTGGCACCCGACCCCGCCACCCTGCCGGCGAAGGAACTGGACCTGGATGTGCTGTGGCGGCATCCGGCGCTGCTGATCGCCCAGGCCTGCTGGGGCCCGATGGCCCACGGCCTGGCCGCGCACGTTACCGTAATCGGTCCCGGCCGCTACGATGGCGTCGCGGGCGGCAGCGGCACATCCTATACCAGCGCGGTCGTCGCCCGCCGTGCGACCGGCCCGGCGGTGGCGCCGCCCCCCGACGGGCGGGCGATCCTGCCGCTGGCCGTCCTGCGGGGGCGGGTGCTGGCCTATAACGCGCCGCATTCGCTGTCCGGCTTTCTCGCCCTGCGCGACGACCTGCACCAGGCCGGGGCAGGGCCGGACCTGTTTTCCGCCCGCGTGGAAACGGGCGCGCACCGCGATTCGATCCGCGCGGTGGCCGAGGGGCGGGCGGATGTCGCCGCCATCGACTGCCGCAGCTGGGCCCTGGCCCTGCGGCACGAACCGGCCGCCGCCCAAATCCACCCCGTGGGCTGGACCGCGCGACGCCCCGGCCTGCCGTTCATCGCGTCGGGGCGGCTGGACCCGGAAACCGGGCAGGTGCTGCAACGGGTGATCGCTTCTCTTTTCTGA
- a CDS encoding cysteine hydrolase family protein, whose product MTLTVLDPRTALVVIDLQKGIVGFPTVHPVAGIVASAAALAAAFRRRGLPVVLVNVTGGAPGRTERSFSLDGMPPDWADLVPELDAQPGDLRVTKTTWGAFASTDLARQLRALGVTQVVLAGIATSLGVESTAREAHAMGLNVTLALDAMTDLSPEAHDNSVQRIFPRLGETGSTRQVIDLLERG is encoded by the coding sequence ATGACCCTCACCGTTCTCGACCCCAGGACCGCCCTGGTCGTCATCGACCTGCAGAAGGGCATCGTCGGCTTTCCGACCGTCCATCCCGTCGCGGGCATCGTGGCCTCCGCCGCCGCGCTGGCCGCCGCGTTCCGCCGGCGCGGCCTGCCGGTGGTGCTGGTCAACGTGACGGGCGGCGCGCCGGGCCGCACGGAACGCAGCTTCAGCCTGGACGGCATGCCGCCGGACTGGGCCGACCTGGTGCCCGAACTGGACGCCCAGCCCGGCGACCTGCGCGTGACCAAGACAACATGGGGCGCCTTCGCCAGCACCGACCTTGCGCGGCAGTTGCGGGCGCTCGGCGTCACCCAGGTGGTGCTGGCCGGCATCGCCACCAGCCTCGGCGTCGAATCGACGGCGCGCGAGGCCCATGCGATGGGCCTCAACGTCACCCTGGCGCTGGACGCCATGACCGACCTCAGCCCCGAGGCGCACGACAACAGCGTCCAGCGGATCTTCCCGCGACTGGGCGAGACCGGGTCCACCCGGCAGGTCATCGACCTTCTCGAACGCGGATGA
- a CDS encoding helix-turn-helix domain-containing protein, whose translation MDKRVIAGMFRARLLTLIDRSGLNRSSFAAEIGIDRSALSQLLSDDAVRLPRADTLALIAGRHGVTVDWLLGLTDDDPAQARPDAGTEMVENGRYHNIPLLTRWHAEAAGTKIRSVPHRLPDILRTPAIVRYELRNDVRTEDGRQAQAAAEIARGLDFKRRPGTDMEVCLSIQALEALGAGAFPWDGLAASVRREQFRHMARMVDAVYPSFRIFLFDERTLHSLPYTIFGTQRVAIYGGDMYVVLNEPEAVMRMQRHFEHLIRHAAIQPHDVAAYLRGLERHIEADATEPFLAVRPDRAAGACLGG comes from the coding sequence ATGGACAAGCGCGTCATCGCCGGGATGTTCCGGGCCCGGCTGCTGACCCTGATCGACCGGTCGGGGCTGAACCGGTCCAGCTTCGCGGCCGAAATCGGGATCGACCGGTCGGCCCTGTCGCAATTGCTGTCGGACGATGCGGTGCGGCTGCCGCGCGCGGACACGCTGGCGCTGATTGCCGGCCGGCACGGCGTGACCGTGGACTGGCTGCTGGGCCTGACCGACGACGACCCGGCGCAGGCGCGGCCCGATGCAGGCACCGAGATGGTGGAAAACGGCCGCTATCACAACATTCCGCTGCTGACCCGCTGGCATGCCGAGGCCGCCGGCACCAAGATCCGGTCCGTGCCCCACCGGCTGCCCGACATCCTGCGCACACCGGCGATCGTGCGCTATGAATTGCGGAACGACGTGCGGACGGAGGACGGCCGGCAGGCCCAGGCGGCGGCCGAAATCGCCCGCGGCCTGGATTTCAAGCGCCGCCCCGGCACCGATATGGAAGTCTGCCTGTCGATCCAGGCGCTGGAGGCGCTGGGAGCAGGCGCCTTTCCGTGGGACGGGCTGGCCGCGTCCGTCCGGCGCGAGCAGTTCCGGCATATGGCCAGGATGGTGGATGCGGTTTATCCGTCGTTCAGGATTTTCCTGTTCGATGAACGAACCCTGCATTCCCTGCCTTATACGATCTTCGGCACGCAGCGTGTCGCGATTTATGGAGGCGACATGTATGTCGTGCTGAACGAACCGGAGGCGGTCATGCGCATGCAGCGCCATTTCGAGCACCTGATCCGCCATGCCGCGATCCAGCCCCATGACGTGGCGGCCTATCTGCGCGGCCTGGAGCGGCATATCGAAGCCGATGCCACCGAACCGTTCCTGGCCGTGCGGCCGGACCGGGCCGCCGGGGCGTGCCTGGGTGGCTGA
- a CDS encoding MarR family winged helix-turn-helix transcriptional regulator, translating to MVSEPSDSESARAFALAAELRLVLGALVRRLREQADAGDLTSAQKSVLLRLERDGPMTGSALARAEAMRPQSMGAIIAALLAAGHVSATPDPSDGRQTIVSLTDRFRHWIGAGRAARQDWLFRTVQARLTAPEQDQLAAAVDLLKRLLDP from the coding sequence ATGGTGTCCGAACCTTCCGATTCCGAAAGCGCGCGGGCCTTCGCCCTGGCCGCCGAACTGCGCCTCGTCCTCGGCGCGCTGGTCCGGCGATTGCGCGAGCAGGCCGATGCCGGCGACCTGACGTCGGCCCAGAAATCGGTCCTGCTGCGGCTGGAACGCGACGGACCCATGACCGGCAGCGCGCTGGCGCGGGCCGAGGCCATGCGGCCGCAATCGATGGGCGCCATCATCGCGGCCCTGCTGGCGGCCGGCCACGTTTCGGCCACCCCCGACCCTTCGGACGGCCGACAGACCATCGTCTCGCTGACCGACCGGTTCCGGCACTGGATCGGCGCCGGTCGGGCGGCGCGGCAGGACTGGCTGTTCCGTACCGTGCAGGCCAGGCTGACGGCCCCGGAACAGGACCAGCTCGCCGCCGCCGTCGATCTTCTCAAACGCCTCCTCGATCCCTGA
- a CDS encoding NAD(P)(+) transhydrogenase (Re/Si-specific) subunit beta, whose protein sequence is MTMIDSVVGFSGLIASMLFIYGLKGMSSPVTAVRGIVTAGWGMAFVVGLCFLQVFGVQGAARPHLPANLALAVLALVLGGSWAAWKGRTVAMTAMPQMVALYNGMGGGAAAAVAAVALLRHQEGSALHFGVTVTGALIGCVSLTGSLVAWAKLDGRMKNPIRFGGQQAFNAIVFFATILLGGLVVATQITGSQQAGLYAELFFAGALFFGLCMTVPIGGADMPVVISLYNTFTGLAVGLEGYVMANPALMIAGMVVGAAGTLLTVLMAKAMNRSLANVLFSNFGASATQVAAGPQGQMKSVDPADAATSMRYASSVIIIPGYGLAVAQAQQKLYEFVKMLQAAGVDVKFAIHPVAGRMPGHMNVLLAEANVPYDMIFDMDDINDSFASTDVALVIGANDVVNPSARTDRTSPLYGMPILNADQAKQVFVIKRGQGAGYSGVQNPLFFEKNTSMVYGDAQAVLTKMVESLKALGTN, encoded by the coding sequence ATGACCATGATCGATTCTGTCGTCGGCTTCAGCGGCCTGATCGCATCCATGCTGTTCATATACGGGCTGAAGGGCATGTCGTCCCCGGTCACGGCGGTGCGGGGCATCGTCACGGCCGGCTGGGGCATGGCGTTCGTCGTCGGGCTCTGCTTCCTGCAGGTCTTCGGGGTGCAGGGTGCCGCTCGGCCGCATCTGCCGGCCAACCTGGCGCTCGCGGTCCTGGCATTGGTCCTGGGCGGAAGCTGGGCCGCCTGGAAGGGCAGGACCGTCGCCATGACGGCCATGCCGCAGATGGTGGCGCTCTATAACGGCATGGGGGGCGGCGCGGCGGCGGCGGTGGCGGCCGTGGCGCTGCTGCGGCACCAGGAAGGCTCGGCCCTGCATTTCGGCGTGACGGTCACGGGCGCGCTGATCGGCTGCGTGTCGCTGACCGGCTCGCTGGTCGCATGGGCCAAGCTGGACGGGCGCATGAAGAATCCCATCCGTTTCGGCGGCCAGCAGGCGTTCAATGCGATCGTGTTCTTCGCCACGATCCTGCTGGGCGGCCTGGTGGTGGCGACGCAGATCACCGGATCGCAGCAGGCGGGGCTGTACGCCGAACTGTTCTTCGCCGGCGCGCTGTTTTTCGGGCTGTGCATGACCGTGCCGATCGGCGGCGCGGACATGCCGGTCGTCATTTCGCTCTACAACACCTTCACCGGCCTGGCCGTGGGGCTGGAAGGCTATGTCATGGCCAATCCGGCGCTGATGATCGCCGGCATGGTCGTGGGGGCGGCGGGAACGCTGCTGACGGTCCTGATGGCCAAGGCCATGAATCGGTCGCTGGCCAATGTCCTGTTCAGCAATTTCGGGGCATCCGCCACGCAGGTGGCGGCGGGGCCGCAGGGGCAGATGAAGTCGGTCGATCCGGCCGACGCGGCGACGTCGATGCGCTATGCGTCCAGCGTCATCATCATTCCCGGCTACGGGCTTGCCGTCGCCCAGGCGCAGCAGAAGCTCTATGAATTCGTCAAGATGCTGCAAGCCGCCGGCGTGGACGTGAAATTCGCGATCCATCCCGTTGCCGGCCGTATGCCCGGCCACATGAACGTGCTGCTGGCCGAGGCCAATGTGCCGTACGACATGATCTTCGACATGGACGACATCAACGACAGCTTCGCGTCAACCGACGTGGCGCTGGTGATCGGCGCGAACGATGTCGTCAACCCTTCGGCGCGGACGGACAGGACATCGCCCCTCTACGGCATGCCGATCCTGAACGCCGACCAGGCGAAACAGGTGTTCGTCATCAAGCGCGGGCAGGGGGCCGGGTATTCCGGTGTCCAGAATCCGCTGTTCTTCGAGAAGAATACGTCGATGGTCTATGGTGACGCACAGGCCGTACTGACCAAGATGGTCGAGTCATTGAAGGCACTTGGAACGAACTGA
- a CDS encoding NAD(P) transhydrogenase subunit alpha: MLMTSMTFIIALYIFVLAAFTGYVVISRVPSILHTPLMSGSNFIHGIVVVGALTALFSATDTAEQVIGFLGVLLGAGNVVGGYAVTDRMLAMFRPSIAPAIAPATAPPGSKPAGDQKAAS, from the coding sequence ATGCTCATGACCTCGATGACGTTCATCATCGCGCTCTACATCTTCGTGCTGGCGGCCTTCACCGGCTATGTCGTCATCAGCCGCGTGCCGTCGATCCTGCATACCCCGCTGATGTCGGGGTCCAACTTCATCCATGGCATCGTCGTGGTCGGCGCGCTGACGGCGCTGTTTTCCGCGACCGACACGGCCGAGCAGGTCATCGGTTTCCTCGGCGTGCTGCTGGGCGCGGGCAATGTGGTGGGCGGCTATGCGGTGACGGACCGCATGCTGGCGATGTTCCGCCCCAGTATCGCCCCGGCCATCGCTCCGGCCACCGCCCCGCCGGGATCGAAGCCCGCCGGTGACCAAAAGGCGGCATCATGA
- a CDS encoding fatty acid desaturase, which produces MIRDVSARPAIEWPTCLAILLCYGTWLAAGTVVYRFSPVAGLALLAVAIAFHSSLQHEATHRHPTPSAGLNEILVGLPIGLLYPFRRYRETHLAHHRDGTLTDPDDDPESYYHDPARLARLPWPARWLLGLNNLFLGRLVLGPVVGFGRFVAADARRIGRGDGAVRAAWLIHALSLLPVAWIVERVFGMPFWLYLAGPAYGGAALIGIRTYCEHQWHDVPERRTVIVERSWLAPVFLYNNLHIVHHARPDLPWYRLPAAYRADRQHWHGLNGGYVYRGYGAITWRYLLRRKEPLAHPPRRAAGP; this is translated from the coding sequence ATGATTCGGGACGTTTCCGCCCGGCCGGCGATCGAATGGCCGACCTGCCTCGCCATCCTGCTGTGCTACGGCACATGGCTGGCGGCGGGGACGGTCGTCTATCGCTTCAGTCCCGTCGCGGGGCTGGCGCTGCTGGCCGTGGCCATTGCCTTCCATTCCTCGTTGCAGCACGAGGCGACGCACCGGCATCCGACACCGTCCGCCGGGCTGAACGAAATCCTGGTCGGCCTGCCGATCGGCCTGCTGTATCCGTTCCGGCGGTATCGCGAGACGCACCTGGCGCACCATCGCGACGGCACGCTGACCGACCCGGACGACGATCCGGAAAGCTACTATCACGACCCCGCGCGGCTGGCGCGCCTGCCCTGGCCCGCGCGATGGCTGCTGGGCCTGAACAATTTGTTTCTCGGGCGGCTGGTGCTGGGGCCGGTGGTGGGGTTCGGCCGCTTCGTCGCGGCCGACGCGCGGCGGATCGGCCGGGGTGACGGTGCCGTGCGCGCGGCGTGGCTGATCCATGCGCTGTCGCTGCTTCCCGTGGCCTGGATCGTGGAGCGCGTGTTCGGCATGCCGTTCTGGCTCTACCTGGCCGGCCCGGCCTATGGCGGCGCGGCGCTGATCGGTATCCGCACCTATTGCGAACATCAATGGCACGATGTCCCGGAACGGCGGACCGTCATCGTCGAACGGTCCTGGCTGGCCCCCGTGTTCCTGTACAACAACCTGCACATCGTCCATCACGCGCGGCCGGACCTGCCCTGGTATCGGCTGCCCGCCGCGTACCGGGCGGACCGGCAGCACTGGCACGGCCTGAATGGCGGGTATGTCTATCGCGGCTACGGCGCCATCACGTGGCGTTACCTGCTGCGGCGCAAGGAACCGCTAGCCCATCCGCCCCGCCGGGCCGCCGGCCCATGA
- the tcuC gene encoding tricarballylate/proton symporter TcuC, whose amino-acid sequence MTTHPPTDIPRIRAALQVAAGNMLEMYDFMVFGYYAAAIGQAFFPSGNAYAETLKSFATFGAGFLMRPLGALILGAYVDRIGRRRGLLLTLLLMAIGTLTLTVTPRYAAIGLAAPVIVLCGRLLQGFSAGVELGSTSVYLAEIARPAHRGFLVSLQSASQQVAVIGAAAIGVALATMLPDATMRQWGWRVPLLAGCLIVPVLFVLRRHLRETAAFAAQAAPPHLPEVLATLRREWRVVSTGVMMVLMTTISFYVITAYTPTFGSGVLHLSGRDSLAVTLCVGLSNLLLLPAFGAVSDRVGRRPLLAGATIAAILTAWPAMSWLVASPSFAHLLAVEIWLSLIYSAYNGAAVVYLTEIVPPRIRTTGFSLAYSCATCIGGFTPALCTWLIHVTDSRAAPGAVLSAAALCGLAAALVARPFRKTEG is encoded by the coding sequence ATGACGACGCACCCCCCGACCGATATCCCGCGCATCAGGGCCGCCCTTCAGGTCGCCGCCGGCAACATGCTGGAGATGTACGACTTCATGGTGTTCGGCTATTACGCCGCCGCCATCGGCCAGGCCTTCTTTCCGTCCGGCAACGCCTATGCCGAGACGCTGAAATCCTTCGCGACCTTCGGCGCGGGCTTTTTGATGCGCCCGCTGGGCGCGCTGATCCTGGGCGCCTATGTGGACCGGATCGGGCGGCGGCGGGGCCTGCTGCTGACGCTGTTGCTGATGGCGATCGGCACGCTGACCCTGACCGTCACCCCCCGCTATGCCGCGATCGGCCTGGCCGCGCCGGTCATCGTGCTGTGCGGGCGGCTGCTGCAGGGGTTTTCGGCCGGCGTGGAACTGGGATCGACATCGGTCTACCTGGCGGAAATCGCGCGGCCCGCCCATCGCGGCTTCCTGGTCTCGCTGCAATCGGCATCGCAGCAGGTGGCGGTGATCGGCGCGGCGGCGATCGGGGTGGCGCTGGCGACGATGCTGCCCGACGCCACCATGCGGCAATGGGGCTGGCGGGTGCCGCTGCTGGCGGGCTGCCTGATCGTGCCGGTCCTGTTCGTCCTGCGCCGGCACCTGCGCGAGACCGCGGCCTTCGCCGCCCAGGCCGCCCCGCCCCACCTGCCCGAGGTGCTGGCCACCCTGCGCCGGGAATGGCGCGTGGTATCGACCGGCGTGATGATGGTGCTGATGACCACGATTTCGTTCTACGTCATCACGGCCTATACCCCGACCTTCGGCAGCGGCGTGCTGCATCTGTCGGGCCGCGACAGCCTGGCCGTCACGCTGTGCGTCGGTCTGTCGAACCTGCTGCTGCTGCCGGCCTTCGGCGCGGTGTCGGACCGGGTCGGACGGCGTCCGCTGCTGGCCGGCGCCACGATCGCCGCCATCCTGACCGCCTGGCCCGCGATGTCGTGGCTGGTCGCGTCCCCGTCCTTCGCCCACCTGCTGGCGGTGGAGATCTGGCTGTCGCTGATCTACAGCGCCTATAACGGCGCCGCCGTGGTGTACCTGACCGAGATCGTGCCGCCGCGCATCCGCACCACCGGCTTTTCGCTGGCCTATAGCTGCGCGACCTGCATCGGCGGCTTCACGCCGGCGCTGTGCACGTGGCTGATCCATGTGACGGACAGCCGCGCGGCGCCGGGGGCGGTGCTGTCCGCCGCCGCCCTGTGCGGACTGGCCGCCGCACTGGTCGCGCGGCCATTCCGGAAAACGGAGGGGTAG
- a CDS encoding NADH:flavin oxidoreductase/NADH oxidase: MSGPKLFEPIRLGGLSLDNRIVVAPMCQYSAVDGCMTDWHLIHLGGLALSGAGLLTIEATSVLPEGRITYADIGLWDDATEAALRRTIEGIRPWSDMPIALQLAHAGRKASTDLPWKGGRHLPPGSPNAWQTVAPSAVPFAEGDHAPQALDIDGLRRVRDAFAAAARRAARLGLDAIQVHGAHGYLLHQFLSPLSNRRDDAYGGSLENRLRFPLEVFDAVREAFPDGPVTIRVSGTDWVPGGWDVEQTIALAKALESRGCDAIHVSSGGLSPQQQIPVHPSYQVPLARAVKAETTMPVVAVGLITGFEQAEAIVATGDADMIALARTILYDPRWPWHAAAHLGAQVKAPDQYLRCQPRVHKDLFKTRG, encoded by the coding sequence ATGAGCGGACCGAAACTCTTCGAACCGATCAGACTCGGCGGCCTGTCGCTGGACAACCGGATCGTCGTGGCCCCGATGTGCCAGTATTCCGCCGTGGACGGCTGCATGACGGACTGGCACCTGATCCATCTGGGCGGCCTGGCCCTGTCCGGCGCGGGCCTGCTGACGATCGAGGCGACCTCCGTCCTGCCGGAAGGGCGGATCACCTATGCCGATATCGGCCTGTGGGACGACGCGACCGAGGCCGCCCTGCGCCGCACGATCGAGGGCATCCGCCCGTGGTCCGACATGCCCATCGCGCTCCAGTTGGCGCATGCGGGGCGCAAGGCCTCGACCGACCTGCCGTGGAAGGGCGGGCGGCACCTGCCGCCGGGCTCGCCCAACGCCTGGCAGACCGTGGCCCCGTCCGCCGTGCCGTTCGCCGAAGGCGACCACGCGCCCCAGGCCCTGGACATCGACGGATTGCGGCGGGTGCGCGACGCGTTCGCGGCGGCGGCCCGGCGGGCGGCCCGGCTTGGCCTGGACGCCATACAGGTCCACGGCGCGCATGGGTACCTGCTGCACCAGTTCCTCTCCCCGCTTTCCAACCGGCGGGACGATGCGTATGGCGGCAGCCTGGAAAATCGGCTGCGCTTCCCGCTGGAGGTCTTCGACGCGGTGCGCGAGGCCTTTCCCGACGGCCCGGTGACGATCCGCGTCTCCGGCACCGACTGGGTGCCGGGCGGATGGGATGTCGAACAGACGATCGCGCTGGCCAAAGCGCTGGAATCCCGGGGCTGCGACGCCATCCATGTGTCCAGCGGCGGGCTCAGCCCCCAACAGCAGATCCCGGTCCACCCCAGCTACCAGGTCCCGCTGGCCCGCGCGGTGAAGGCGGAAACGACCATGCCGGTGGTCGCCGTGGGCCTGATCACGGGGTTCGAGCAGGCGGAAGCGATCGTCGCGACCGGCGACGCCGACATGATCGCCCTGGCCCGGACCATCCTCTACGACCCGCGCTGGCCGTGGCACGCGGCGGCGCATCTGGGCGCCCAGGTGAAGGCTCCCGACCAGTACCTGCGCTGCCAGCCCCGGGTCCACAAGGACCTGTTCAAGACCAGGGGCTAG
- a CDS encoding NAD(P) transhydrogenase subunit alpha: protein MSLKIAAIREKGADERRVALVPDVAARIGRLGCDVALEAGAGVPSSYPDASYKDVRIEPDRKALLGSADVVLAIQPPATGDVQAMKPGAILISFVYGRNNPDLVKALRDGRITAFAMEQVPRISRAQAMDALSSQATLAGYYSVLLGAVQMPKILPMMTTAVGSLRAAQVLVMGLGVAGLQALATARRLGAVTEGYDVRPETRDEARSLGAKFVETGVDATGQGGYARELTAEEKATVRAVLSDHIARSDLVITTAAVPGRQAPRLIDARQIARMKPGSVIVDLGAEGGGNCEGTRAGETVQAGPATLIGPVNLPSRLAEQASELYAKNVLNLLEQIVRDGKLSLDMTDEVIAKTLVTHDGRIVNDAVRQVVEGPPSVKPALAVKEDAPCS from the coding sequence ATGAGTCTTAAGATTGCAGCGATCAGGGAAAAGGGGGCGGACGAACGGCGCGTCGCCCTGGTCCCGGACGTCGCGGCCCGTATCGGGCGGCTGGGATGCGATGTGGCGCTGGAAGCGGGCGCGGGCGTCCCGTCATCCTATCCCGACGCCAGCTACAAGGACGTGCGGATCGAGCCCGACCGGAAGGCGCTGCTCGGTTCGGCGGATGTCGTTCTGGCCATCCAGCCGCCGGCAACCGGGGACGTGCAGGCCATGAAGCCCGGCGCGATCCTGATTTCCTTCGTATATGGCAGGAACAATCCAGATCTGGTCAAAGCCCTGCGCGACGGGCGGATCACGGCCTTCGCCATGGAGCAGGTGCCGCGCATCAGCCGCGCGCAGGCCATGGATGCCCTGTCCAGCCAGGCGACGCTGGCGGGGTATTATTCCGTCCTGCTGGGCGCCGTGCAGATGCCGAAAATCCTGCCGATGATGACGACGGCGGTGGGCTCGCTCCGCGCGGCTCAGGTGCTGGTCATGGGCCTGGGCGTGGCCGGCCTGCAGGCGCTGGCGACGGCACGCCGCCTGGGCGCGGTGACCGAAGGCTACGACGTGCGGCCCGAGACCCGGGACGAGGCTCGCTCGCTGGGCGCGAAATTCGTCGAAACCGGCGTGGATGCGACGGGTCAGGGCGGCTATGCGCGCGAACTCACCGCCGAGGAGAAGGCGACGGTGCGCGCCGTTCTCAGCGACCACATCGCGCGATCCGACCTGGTCATCACGACGGCCGCCGTGCCGGGCCGCCAGGCCCCGCGCCTGATCGACGCCCGGCAGATCGCCAGGATGAAGCCCGGATCGGTGATCGTCGACCTGGGTGCCGAGGGCGGGGGCAATTGCGAGGGCACCCGGGCCGGCGAAACCGTGCAGGCCGGTCCGGCGACCCTGATCGGTCCTGTCAACCTGCCGTCGCGCTTGGCCGAACAGGCAAGCGAACTGTATGCGAAGAACGTCCTCAACCTGCTGGAACAGATCGTCAGGGACGGCAAGCTGTCGCTGGACATGACGGACGAGGTCATCGCGAAGACGCTCGTGACCCATGACGGCAGGATCGTCAACGATGCGGTGCGGCAGGTCGTGGAAGGCCCGCCTTCCGTGAAGCCGGCCCTCGCGGTGAAAGAAGACGCGCCATGCTCATGA